Proteins encoded within one genomic window of Miscanthus floridulus cultivar M001 unplaced genomic scaffold, ASM1932011v1 os_2481_2, whole genome shotgun sequence:
- the LOC136535032 gene encoding uncharacterized protein: MKQTLLGTGYHRPLHPSRPDSSSLDILAAAPAASSSFFATSFGSFARGGTQAATALGPAARMHDGQGARRPCPSGVGALLLDSGGEPRRPAAGKDLTTQGGWAGAGGRSVQRYEALEFGGREASISQATEQPEKFGSSVFAHQGYINWKNAKDTFQKHSASKNHTEARLKCDDFMNQRTSVGQRIVEMISPDIQKDLAKACAGEVIAVSMDEIRGRKFSVLIDESRDVSIKEQMAVILRFVNDKGQVVERFLGLQHVQSCTAIALKEALVDMLSSHNLSISMLRGKGYDGASNMRGEFNGVQKLIRDENPYAFYVLEIVKKDSIKPRNNGGALGLIKKMESFDFVFILHLMIQLLSTTEILSQALQRKDQDIVEAMHLISDVKDSLQDMRENGWEPLLKRVITFCKKNEIEVPDMDKEINVRGTPRRRKQKVTNMHYYHVELFLVAIDALLTEMNHRFSETSLELLVCMAAFNPRDSFSNFDVKKLVRLAEIYADDFDIGELAVLPNHLTQFVNRARRTPDFLGCTELGKVTEIMVKTKMHTSYKLVYRLIELILILPVATASVERIFSSLNIIKIDLRNKIGDEWLNDLMICYTKKEIFRKIDNEKIKKRFQEMKK; the protein is encoded by the exons ATGAAACAAACCCTATTGGGTACGGGGTACCATCGGCCGCTGCATCCCTCCCGTCCCGACTCCTCTTCGCTTGACATTctagcggcggcgccggcggcttcCTCTTCCTTCTTCGCTACATCTTTTGGCAGCTTCGCGCGGGGCGGGACGCAGGCGGCCACGGCGCTCGGCCCAGCGGCGCGGATGCACGACGGCCAGGGCGCTCGCCGGCCTTGCCCCAGCGGCGTGGGCGCACTGCTGCTGGACAGCGGCGGGGAGCCGAGGAGGCCAGCCGCAGGCAAGGACCTGACTACGCAAGGTGGGTGGGCGGGCGCCGGCGGCCGCAGCGTGCAGCGCTACGAAGCTCTGGAGTTTGGAGGCAGGGAGGCGAGCATCAGCCAAGCAACAGAGCAG CCTGAAAAATTTGGGAGTTCTGTCTTTGCACATCAAGGTTATATAAATTGGAAGAATGCTAAGGATACTTTTCAGAAGCACAGTGCTTCCAAGAATCATACAGAGGCTAGACTAAAGTGTGATGATTTTATGAACCAAAGGACTAGTGTGGGTCAAAGAATAGTTGAG ATGATATCTCCAGATATACAAAAGGATCTTGCAAAAGCTTGTGCAGGGGAAGTCATAGCTGTCAGTATGGATGAGATTCGAGGTAGAAAATTCTCAGTGCTTATTGATGAGTCCCGGGATGTATCAATAAAAGAGCAAATGGCAGTCATTCTAAG GTTTGTGAATGATAAAGGGCAAGTGGTGGAGAGATTTCTTGGACTTCAGCATGTTCAGAGTTGTACAGCTATTGCATTGAAAGAAGCTTTGGTTGATATGCTTTCAAGTCACAATTTGTCTATCTCTATGCTTCGTGGGAAAGGGTATGATGGAGCTTCTAATATGAGAGGTGAATTTAATGGGGTGCAAAAATTGATTCGTGATGAAAATCCTTATGCTTTCTATGTGCTTGAGATAGTGAAAAAAGATTCTATTAAACCAAGAAATAATGGTGGAGCTTTAGGTTTAATTAAAAAAATGGAGAGCTTTGATTTTGTGTTCATCCTGCATTTGATGATACAATTGTTGAGCACGACAGAGATTTTGTCACAAGCTTTGCAAAGGAAGGATCAAGACATAGTTGAAGCAATGCATTTGATCTCAGATGTGAAAGATAGCTTGCAGGATATGAGGGAAAATGGATGGGAGCCATTACTCAAAAGAGTGATAACATTCTGTAAGAAGAATGAGATTGAAGTGCCAGATATGGATAAGGAAATAAATGTTAGAGGGACACCTAGAAGAAGGAAGCAAAAGGTAACAAATATGCATTACTATCATGTTGAGCTTTTTCTGGTCGCCATTGATGCCCTCTTGACTGAGATGAATCATCGGTTCAGTGAAACTAGTTTAGAATTATTAGTATGCATGGCTGCTTTTAACCCAAGGGACTCCTTCTCTAATTTTGATGTGAAGAAACTTGTGAGGCTTGCTGAAATTTATGCCGATGATTTTGATATTGGTGAACTTGCTGTTTTGCCAAATCATCTTACACAATTTGTCAACCGTGCTAGAAGAACTCCAGACTTTCTTGGATGCACTGAGCTTGGAAAAGTTACTGAAATTATGGTCAAGACTAAAATGCACACATCTTATAAATTGGTTTATCGTCTCATTGAGCTAATCTTGATACTACCAGTGGCAACAGCTTCAGTTGAGAGGATATTTTCATCCTTGAACATTATAAAGATAGATTTGCGCAATAAAATAGGTGATGAATGGCTCAATGATTTGATGATATGTTATACTAAGAAGGAGATATTTAGAAAGATTGATAATGAAAAGATCAAAAAGCGGTTTCAAGAGATGAAAAAGTGA